One window from the genome of Salvelinus fontinalis isolate EN_2023a chromosome 3, ASM2944872v1, whole genome shotgun sequence encodes:
- the LOC129851251 gene encoding contactin-6-like, with protein sequence MALRTAGSVLVVFLWSVAVVLGQDGWSVTYTTQSICTLKGSTVEMSCSYTYPSGTVTKTFWFTENDAEGNPVSLSDDADYKGRVTYHKDNKNDCTLTITDLRESDSATYKFRFITDQTGGRFTGNPGVTLSVTDLQVKVTPYSVLSAWKTLTCTTCVLTGNPTYIWYKNGQIVTDNTSPYSVYPDAADSYSCAVQSNEALHSPAVCVQDQSCNRVTYTDKSICALKGSSVDISGIYSSHHPIKTTFWFRSDKSAPEDLTRDPEYAGRALESLPSTLRITDLRESDSAEYKFIFNTETSGWGYSFPGTTLTVTDLQVKVTPATEGQRTLTCSTTCSLTDNPNPTYIWYKNGQRLDEPTSLQYSVNNSYSDSYSCAVKGHEDIQAPAVCECECN encoded by the exons ATGGCCTTGAGAACAGCAGGAAGTGTGTTGGTGGTCTTTCTCTGGTCTGTAGCAG TTGTACTGGGTCAGGATGGCTGGAGTGTTACATACACCACTCAGAGTATCTGTACCTTGAAGGGGTCAACAGTGGAGATGTCCTGCTCTTACACATATCCCAGTGGTACAGTCACAAAAACCTTCTGGTTCACTGAAAATGATGCTGAGGGGAATCCTGTGAGTCTGAGTGATGACGCAGACTATAAAGGTCGTGTGACGTATCATAAAGATAACAAGAATGACTGCACTCTGACaatcacagacctgagagagagtgaCTCAGCTACGTACAAGTTCAGATTTATAACAGATCAGACCGGAGGGAGATTTACTGGCAACCCTggagtcactctgtctgtcacag ACCTGCAGGTGAAGGTGACTCCTTATTCAGTTTTATCAGCGTGGAAGACACTGACCTGCACCACCTGTGTTCTGACTGGTaaccccacctacatctggtacaagaacggaCAGATAGTAACTGACAACACTTCCCCCTATTCAGTCTACCCTGATGCTGCAGACAGCTACTCCTGTGCTGTACAATCCAATGAGGCTCTTCactctcctgcagtgt GTGTTCAGGATCAGAGCTGCAACAGAGTAACTTATACTGACAAGAGTATCTGTGCCTTGAAGGGGTCATCAGTGGACATATCCGGTATTTATTCCAGTCATCATCCGATCAAAACAACATTCTGGTTTAGAAGTGATAAGTCAGCCCCTGAGGACCTAACCAGAGACCCAGAGTATGCAGGTCGGGCCCTGGAGAGCcttccctccaccctgagaatcACAGATCTGAGAGAGAGCGACTCAGCTGAGTATAAATTCATATTCAACACAGAAACCTCAGGATGGGGATACAGCTTCCCTGGAACAACTCTGACTGTCACAG ACCTGCAGGTGAAGGTGACTCCTGCtacagagggacagaggacattgacctgtagcaccacctgcagtctgactgacaaccccaaccccacctacatctggtacaagaacggaCAACGTCTAGATGAGCCCACATCCCTGCAATACTCTGTCAATAATTCTTATTCAGACAgttactcctgtgctgtaaaAGGCCATGAGGATATCCAAGCTcctgcagtgtgtgagtgtgaatgcAATTAG